In Akkermansia muciniphila, one DNA window encodes the following:
- a CDS encoding helix-turn-helix domain-containing protein, translating to MDDIKTRLKDFLKATRMTREELARRSGVKKSQIDKWLSKVPIPASRVKFFELIMKDCGYTAPEAPAEIRVRIHPSQWEKFKSEAELHGLTVNEWTVSVLDAHASIPCRRR from the coding sequence ATGGATGACATCAAGACTAGGCTCAAGGACTTCTTGAAGGCAACCAGAATGACCAGGGAAGAGCTAGCCAGACGGAGCGGAGTCAAAAAAAGCCAGATTGACAAATGGCTTTCTAAAGTCCCCATTCCTGCGTCTAGGGTTAAATTTTTTGAACTAATTATGAAAGATTGCGGATATACCGCTCCAGAGGCACCCGCTGAAATTAGAGTGCGCATTCATCCCTCACAGTGGGAAAAATTCAAATCGGAAGCAGAACTTCACGGTCTTACAGTCAATGAATGGACTGTTTCCGTGTTAGATGCTCATGCATCTATCCCTTGTAGACGTCGTTAA
- a CDS encoding tyrosine-type recombinase/integrase, with translation MHSLVDDWKPRPCTSRPGKPWRVVIPERISHTGKQTSKYFATKGEAEGYIAEQIRNLKRFGTVNGKTIDLDAYKWNAVDEILSEIGVTPLEAATHYAALVKRAGSVAKLGTLVELGRGVAPPDADMSPSLRELASTASTAKAHNSRVTVLSRKTRLGRLERLCPDLVARPCAAITPAMIRDALDTCHAGHPTSWNNLKRELATLFNFAIKRGWIIKNPVDPIDKLPVQEAEIVALTPDQLTALFRACSPPQEIDRTAPVYRRRVAAQDTTDLRLYVALGAFAGIRPWELTRLTWADISLEDGVVSVRAKHSKTGGARHVTIQPVLKAWILACRPHNAGPDDPVINPRDLKTRLFALRTRAGYSPENPWPHDCLRHSFASYSMKAGHDLNQLSHDMGHVGTDLLKTRYLNMRGLTKDSAARYWSLTPEYLATGGETAGHTA, from the coding sequence ATGCACAGCTTGGTTGACGATTGGAAGCCGCGCCCCTGCACTTCCCGCCCTGGAAAACCGTGGCGGGTTGTCATCCCGGAACGCATATCCCACACGGGGAAACAGACCTCAAAATATTTCGCCACAAAAGGCGAGGCTGAAGGATATATTGCGGAACAGATACGCAATTTGAAACGTTTTGGAACGGTAAACGGAAAAACGATCGATCTTGATGCTTATAAGTGGAACGCGGTTGATGAAATACTGTCAGAAATAGGGGTGACGCCTTTAGAGGCCGCCACCCATTACGCGGCGCTTGTGAAGCGGGCGGGCTCGGTGGCAAAGCTGGGAACATTAGTAGAACTGGGGCGCGGGGTGGCGCCGCCGGACGCGGATATGTCCCCCTCCCTCCGGGAACTTGCCAGCACGGCCAGCACGGCTAAAGCGCACAACAGCCGCGTGACGGTCCTGTCCCGGAAAACGCGCCTGGGGCGCCTGGAACGTCTTTGCCCGGATCTGGTGGCCAGACCATGCGCGGCCATTACGCCGGCCATGATCCGGGATGCCCTGGACACATGCCACGCCGGCCACCCTACCAGCTGGAACAACCTGAAGCGCGAGCTTGCCACCCTGTTTAACTTTGCCATCAAGCGCGGCTGGATCATTAAAAATCCCGTGGATCCCATAGACAAGCTTCCCGTGCAAGAAGCGGAAATAGTGGCATTGACCCCGGATCAGTTGACCGCCTTGTTCCGGGCATGCTCGCCGCCCCAGGAGATAGACAGGACGGCGCCGGTTTATCGGCGGCGCGTGGCGGCCCAGGACACAACGGATTTACGTCTGTATGTCGCCCTGGGGGCCTTTGCCGGCATCCGTCCCTGGGAACTTACCCGGCTGACATGGGCGGATATCTCCCTGGAGGACGGCGTTGTTTCCGTCCGGGCCAAACATTCCAAGACCGGCGGCGCCCGCCATGTGACCATTCAGCCTGTGCTGAAGGCGTGGATCCTGGCGTGCCGGCCACACAACGCGGGCCCGGATGATCCCGTCATCAATCCGCGGGATCTGAAAACGCGCCTGTTTGCCCTCCGCACCCGCGCCGGCTATTCTCCGGAAAATCCCTGGCCGCATGATTGTTTAAGACATTCTTTTGCATCCTACTCCATGAAAGCCGGGCATGATCTGAACCAGTTAAGCCATGATATGGGCCATGTCGGAACCGACTTGTTGAAAACCCGTTACCTGAATATGCGCGGACTGACCAAAGATTCTGCCGCGCGTTACTGGTCCCTGACGCCGGAATATCTGGCCACCGGCGGCGAAACAGCCGGCCACACGGCTTGA